The proteins below come from a single Zea mays cultivar B73 chromosome 8, Zm-B73-REFERENCE-NAM-5.0, whole genome shotgun sequence genomic window:
- the LOC100279779 gene encoding Protein PLASTID TRANSCRIPTIONALLY ACTIVE 14-like, with translation MAIPTAPALLFPSVLPNSFPRRTPWRHLVRRQPRHLRAGRPRLQAPAPAPPPVAEVAAERDDTPPLRLLEPPQEDDPFPPEMEPADPDFYRIGYARMMRAYGIEFLEGPDGMGVYASRDVEPLRRARVIMEIPLELMLTITQKKPWMFFPDIIPLGHPIFDVIESTDPETDWDLRLACLLLYAFDIEDNFWQLYSDFLPSVDECTSLLLAPKEDLMELEDEDLASQMLKHQERAIDFWQKHWDKPIPLKLKRLARDHERFLWALSIVQSRSVNLKLRMGAFIQDANVLAPYADMLNHSPNANCFLHWRFKDRMLEVMIKAGQAIKKGDEMTIDYMSGVNSKFMERYGFSSPTNPWELINFSSPATIHMDSFLSVFNIAGLHDELYHNSALTSVVETDFVDGAVVAAARALPTWSDGDVPAIPSVERKSAQALQEECRQMLDSFPTTIEQDQQILDSDAHISKTREIAIKYRLHRKMLLQKIMDALDIYQDRILF, from the exons ATGGCCATCCCCACCGCCCCCGCCCTCCTCTTCCCCTCCGTTCTCCCTAACTCATTCCCCCGCCGGACACCCTGGCGACACCTCGTCCGGCGGCAACCGCGTCACCTCCGCGCGGGCCGCCCGCGCCTGCAGGCGCCGGCGCCGGCTCCTCCCCCGGTGGCGGAGGTCGCGGCGGAGCGGGACGACACGCCTCCGCTCAGGCTGCTCGAGCCGCCGCAGGAGGACGACCCCTTCCCGCCCGAG ATGGAGCCCGCGGACCCTGATTTCTACCGGATAGGATATGCGCGGATGATGCGCGCCTATGGGATCGAGTTCCTCGAAGGCCCCGACGGGATGGGCGTCTACGCTTCCCGGGACGTGGAGCCACTTCGCAGAGCTAGA GTGATTATGGAGATTCCGTTGGAGCTGATGCTGACTATAACTCAAAAGAAACCTTGGATGTTTTTCCCTGACATTATTCCACTAGGCCATCCTATATTTGATGTTATCGAGTCAACAGATCCAGAG ACAGATTGGGATCTAAGATTAGCATGTCTTCTTCTATATGCATTTGATATAGAAGACAACTTTTGGCAGTTATATTCTGATTTTTTGCCAAGTGTTGATGAATGCACTAGTTTGCTGCTGGCACCAAAG GAAGATCTAATGGAACTAGAAGATGAAGATCTTGCTTCACAAATGTTAAAACACCAGGAACGAGCAATTGACTTTTGGCAAAAGCATTGG GACAAACCAATTCCTCTAAAGCTGAAACGCCTTGCACGTGACCATGAGAGATTTCTCTGGGCACTGAGTATAGTACAGTCTCGTTCTGTCAACTTGaagttgagaatgggagccttcaTCCAAGATGCAAATGTGCTAGCTCCTTATGCTG ATATGTTGAACCACTCACCCAATGCTAATTGCTTCCTGCATTGGCGTTTTAAAGACCGTATGCTTGAAGTTATGATTAAGgctggacaagctatcaagaaagGAGACGAG ATGACGATAGATTATATGAGTGGCGTCAACAGCAAATTTATGGAAAGATATGGGTTCTCATCACCAACG AATCCTTGGGAGCTCATAAATTTCTCGAGTCCTGCAACAATTCACATGGATTCCTTCTTATCGGTCTTCAATATCGCTGGCTTGCATGATGAGCTGTACCACAATT CTGCATTGACCTCAGTAGTAGAAACCGACTTTGTGGACGGAGCAGTCGTAGCAGCAGCCAGAGCATTGCCGACATGGTCAGATGGTGATGTTCCTGCAATTCCTAGTGTGGAGAGAAAATCTGCTCAGGCACTGCAAGAGGAGTGCCGCCAAATGTTGGATTCATTCCCAACTACCATCGAACAAGACCAGCAGATCCTAG ATTCCGATGCGCATATCAGCAAAACCCGAGAAATTGCGATCAA GTATCGTCTGCACCGGAAGATGCTCCTACAGAAAATCATGGACGCACTGGACATATATCAGGATAGAATTCTGTTCTAG